In Eublepharis macularius isolate TG4126 chromosome 4, MPM_Emac_v1.0, whole genome shotgun sequence, the following are encoded in one genomic region:
- the LOC129329391 gene encoding zinc finger and SCAN domain-containing protein 31-like isoform X1, with protein sequence MQKLQGVVQELQPRIKMEKHGLAGPKADEGLEVGGKEPHVVQVGTIREFLAGSAPTQIKQEPEEGLQQRWEAQWQEFLKTVESPHSGWRHLKLPEPMSEEETKEFQASFKEIAGASQWSRGEWMTQTVPGLKGVHKPNGGLDPSVKVKEEIVGEVALTSEMRRQRFRHFCYEETEGPRKVCKQLWELGHQWLRPERRTKDQILEVLILEQFLTILPWEMQSWVRENGPETCAQAVALAEDFLLRLQEPERWERKESELLEGSFITTPNSEQDPSDAVKMQLSMEGKQEGDKDVTYFEEAEKAQENEVETFQLGRPEQVTVCEISLEGTKGEFFQEIEMPGSPSGPGNHWESHTEKTSGFLCEESDLGLQEGTFQDGILKCKIKKEQVDVESFDLLQGQTVQMTVKPYQCLYCGKTSNCKANLVVHERTHTGEKPYACLDCGKSFNRKSTLVRHKRMHTGEKPYECAQCGRCFSIRCNLINHERIHTGEKPYSCTDCGQSFSRRLQLVIHRRTHTGETPYRCAQCGKCFTRRSSLLTHERIHTGEKPNTCTDCGKSFIQKGYLLIHRRIHTGERPYKCTACEQRFLNRSDLRRHEKIHTGVNQ encoded by the exons ATGCAAAAATTGCAAGGTGTGG TTCAGGAGTTGCAGCCCAGAATAAAAATGGAGAAGCACGGCTTGGCAGGACCCAAAGCTGATGAAGGATTGGAGGTAGGAGGGAAGGAGCCTCACGTTGTCCAAGTTGGCACTATCCGCGAGTTTCTGGCAGGGTCAGCGCCAACACAAATCAAGCAGGAGCCTGAGGAGGGGCTGCAGCAGCGGTGGGAGGCCCAGTGGCAGGAGTTCCTGAAGACGGTGGAGTCCCCTCACTCGGGATGGAGACACCTCAAGTTACCCGAGCCTATGTCGGAAGAGGAGACGAAGGAATTTCAGGCCTCCTTCAAGGAAATAGCTGGTGCCAGCCAATGGTCTAGAGGCGAGTGGATGACCCAGACTGTGCCCGGCCTCAAGGGGGTCCATAAACCCAACGGAGGCCTGGATCCTTCTGTGAAGGTGAAGGAAGAGATTGTAGGTGAGGTCGCCCTCACCTCGGAGATGAGGCGCCAGCGCTTCCGGCACTTCTGTTATGAGGAAACTGAGGGGCCACGGAAAGTTTGCAAGCAGCTCTGGGAGCTCGGCCATCAATGGCTGAGGCCGGAAAGGCGCACCAAAGACCAGATCCTGGAGGTGCTGATTCTGGAACAGTTCCTGACCATCCTGCCATGGGAAATGCAGAGCTGGGTGAGGGAAAACGGACCTGAGACCTGTGCCCAGGCAGTGGCCTTGGCCGAGGATTTCCTCCTGAGGCTGCAGGAGCCTGAGAGATGGGAAAGAAAG gagtcagagctgtTGGAGGGCTCCTTCATCACCACCCCAAATTCAGAGCAGGATCCATCAGATGCCGTGAAGATGCAGCTGTCCATGGAGGGCAAGCAAGAAGGTGACAAAGATGTCACCTATTTTG aagaagctgagaaagcaCAGGAGAACGAGGTGGAGACCTTTCAGCTGGGGAGACCTGAGCAAGTGACTGTTTGCGAAATATCACTGGAAGGGACCAAAGGGGAATTTTTCCAGGAGATTGAGATGCCTGGAAGCCCCTCAGGCCCCGGAAATCACTGGGAAAGCCATACAGAGAAGACTTCGGGATTTCTCTGTGAGGAAAGCGACCTGGGCTTACAAGAAGGTACCTTCCAAGATGGAATCCTCAAGTGTAAAATCAAGAAGGAACAGGTGGATGTCGAGAGCTTTGATCTGTTGCAGGGTCAGACTGTGCAAATGACGGTCAAACCCTATCAGTGCCTCTACTGCGGGAAGACCTCCAATTGCAAAGCAAACCTCGTCGTACACGAGAGaacccacactggggagaaaccctaCGCCTGCTTAGACTGTGGCAAAAGCTTCAATCGGAAGTCGACCCTTGTCCGGCACAAGCGGATGCATACGGGAGAGAAGCCGTATGAATGTGCACAGTGTGGGCGGTGCTTCAGCATCCGGTGTAACCTCATCAATCATGAAAGAATCCACACGGGCGAAAAGCCATACAGTTGCACTGACTGCGGGCAGAGCTTTAGTCGGAGGCTTCAGCTAGTTATACACAGGAGGACCCACACAGGAGAAACCCCTTATCGATGTGCccagtgtgggaaatgcttcacCCGTCGCTCTTCCCTCTTAACACAcgagagaatccacacaggagaaaaaccgaATACGTGCACggattgtgggaagagcttcatcCAGAAAGGCTACCTTCTGATACACCGGAGAATTCATACTGGCGAGAGACCGTATAAATGCACAGCATGTGAGCAAAGGTTCCTGAACCGGAGCGATCTCCGTAGGCATGAGAAGATCCATACAGGAGTGAATCAATGA
- the LOC129329391 gene encoding zinc finger and SCAN domain-containing protein 31-like isoform X2 yields the protein MEKHGLAGPKADEGLEVGGKEPHVVQVGTIREFLAGSAPTQIKQEPEEGLQQRWEAQWQEFLKTVESPHSGWRHLKLPEPMSEEETKEFQASFKEIAGASQWSRGEWMTQTVPGLKGVHKPNGGLDPSVKVKEEIVGEVALTSEMRRQRFRHFCYEETEGPRKVCKQLWELGHQWLRPERRTKDQILEVLILEQFLTILPWEMQSWVRENGPETCAQAVALAEDFLLRLQEPERWERKESELLEGSFITTPNSEQDPSDAVKMQLSMEGKQEGDKDVTYFEEAEKAQENEVETFQLGRPEQVTVCEISLEGTKGEFFQEIEMPGSPSGPGNHWESHTEKTSGFLCEESDLGLQEGTFQDGILKCKIKKEQVDVESFDLLQGQTVQMTVKPYQCLYCGKTSNCKANLVVHERTHTGEKPYACLDCGKSFNRKSTLVRHKRMHTGEKPYECAQCGRCFSIRCNLINHERIHTGEKPYSCTDCGQSFSRRLQLVIHRRTHTGETPYRCAQCGKCFTRRSSLLTHERIHTGEKPNTCTDCGKSFIQKGYLLIHRRIHTGERPYKCTACEQRFLNRSDLRRHEKIHTGVNQ from the exons ATGGAGAAGCACGGCTTGGCAGGACCCAAAGCTGATGAAGGATTGGAGGTAGGAGGGAAGGAGCCTCACGTTGTCCAAGTTGGCACTATCCGCGAGTTTCTGGCAGGGTCAGCGCCAACACAAATCAAGCAGGAGCCTGAGGAGGGGCTGCAGCAGCGGTGGGAGGCCCAGTGGCAGGAGTTCCTGAAGACGGTGGAGTCCCCTCACTCGGGATGGAGACACCTCAAGTTACCCGAGCCTATGTCGGAAGAGGAGACGAAGGAATTTCAGGCCTCCTTCAAGGAAATAGCTGGTGCCAGCCAATGGTCTAGAGGCGAGTGGATGACCCAGACTGTGCCCGGCCTCAAGGGGGTCCATAAACCCAACGGAGGCCTGGATCCTTCTGTGAAGGTGAAGGAAGAGATTGTAGGTGAGGTCGCCCTCACCTCGGAGATGAGGCGCCAGCGCTTCCGGCACTTCTGTTATGAGGAAACTGAGGGGCCACGGAAAGTTTGCAAGCAGCTCTGGGAGCTCGGCCATCAATGGCTGAGGCCGGAAAGGCGCACCAAAGACCAGATCCTGGAGGTGCTGATTCTGGAACAGTTCCTGACCATCCTGCCATGGGAAATGCAGAGCTGGGTGAGGGAAAACGGACCTGAGACCTGTGCCCAGGCAGTGGCCTTGGCCGAGGATTTCCTCCTGAGGCTGCAGGAGCCTGAGAGATGGGAAAGAAAG gagtcagagctgtTGGAGGGCTCCTTCATCACCACCCCAAATTCAGAGCAGGATCCATCAGATGCCGTGAAGATGCAGCTGTCCATGGAGGGCAAGCAAGAAGGTGACAAAGATGTCACCTATTTTG aagaagctgagaaagcaCAGGAGAACGAGGTGGAGACCTTTCAGCTGGGGAGACCTGAGCAAGTGACTGTTTGCGAAATATCACTGGAAGGGACCAAAGGGGAATTTTTCCAGGAGATTGAGATGCCTGGAAGCCCCTCAGGCCCCGGAAATCACTGGGAAAGCCATACAGAGAAGACTTCGGGATTTCTCTGTGAGGAAAGCGACCTGGGCTTACAAGAAGGTACCTTCCAAGATGGAATCCTCAAGTGTAAAATCAAGAAGGAACAGGTGGATGTCGAGAGCTTTGATCTGTTGCAGGGTCAGACTGTGCAAATGACGGTCAAACCCTATCAGTGCCTCTACTGCGGGAAGACCTCCAATTGCAAAGCAAACCTCGTCGTACACGAGAGaacccacactggggagaaaccctaCGCCTGCTTAGACTGTGGCAAAAGCTTCAATCGGAAGTCGACCCTTGTCCGGCACAAGCGGATGCATACGGGAGAGAAGCCGTATGAATGTGCACAGTGTGGGCGGTGCTTCAGCATCCGGTGTAACCTCATCAATCATGAAAGAATCCACACGGGCGAAAAGCCATACAGTTGCACTGACTGCGGGCAGAGCTTTAGTCGGAGGCTTCAGCTAGTTATACACAGGAGGACCCACACAGGAGAAACCCCTTATCGATGTGCccagtgtgggaaatgcttcacCCGTCGCTCTTCCCTCTTAACACAcgagagaatccacacaggagaaaaaccgaATACGTGCACggattgtgggaagagcttcatcCAGAAAGGCTACCTTCTGATACACCGGAGAATTCATACTGGCGAGAGACCGTATAAATGCACAGCATGTGAGCAAAGGTTCCTGAACCGGAGCGATCTCCGTAGGCATGAGAAGATCCATACAGGAGTGAATCAATGA